In the Fibrobacter succinogenes genome, TTAAGCGCAGGCCTCAGCGCATCTTACACGTTGTGGGACGGCGGTTCTACACGGCTTTCCATCCAAGCAAACGAGCTGAATAAAGAAGCAACACGCCTTTCGACCAAGGAAACCGAACGCTCCATTCAAGAAAGCGTCTTGAACGCCTACATGAACTTGCTCGCCGCGATTGAAAAGCTCCACACTGCAGATGCATCCGTTGAACTAGCCAAGGCGGAATTCGAACACTACAGCACTTTGTTCGAAGCAGGCTCCATCACCAAGAAAGACTTGACCCAGTCACAGGCAAACGTCTTGCAAAAGGAAGCCGCACAACTTGCAGCGCAATTGAGCGTGAACACTTCGAGGACAACGCTCAGGCAGCTCTTGGAACTCCCTGAAAGCGAAACATTTGAAGTAGCAGCGCCGGAAACCGAAATCCAGACACCGGACGCCCTCGCCGCGATCCCGTCGTTAAACGATATCCAAAAGACAGCAACGGACAACTCCCCCAGTTTAAAGTCCGATAGCCTCTCTATCCAGGTCGCACAGAAGAATACCGAAATTGCAGGCAAGGGCAAGTCCATCAAGGTCTCGCTCGGTGCAAGCGCAAGCACAGGCCTCCAGGCTTGGGAATCTAAGAAATACGGAAGCCAAATCAAGAACGGCTATTCGCACAGCATTTCATTGAACATCAACATCCCGATTATCGATGGCGGAGCTACCGAGAACAAGGTGTTGCAAGCCCAGCTCAGCGAAACTGAAAGTGCAGTAGCCTTAAAGGAACAGGCCAAGTCGCTTGAAAACACCATCGAAAAACTTTACTTGAACGCCCTCAGCGCCGACATGCAGTGGAAAGCCGCGATCCTCCAAGTCGAAGCCGAAAACGAAGCATTGCTGGTCGCTGAAGAACAACGTAACGTAGGAGCCCTCACCTACACCGATTACCTTTCTCAAAAGAACCGCCTCGAAAGCGCTCAGTCCACGCTCACGAACGCAAAATACACAAGCCTCTTGGCCCGCAATCTGCTGGACTTGTACCAGGGCAAGCTAGATTAGACTATCGCAATCGTCATCCTGAGCTCTGCGAAGGATCCAGAGCGATGCAAAAAACGTGTCATGCCCGTCCCGAAATAAGTCCGAGATGACAGCGGGAAAGCACAGTGCACTCTCGTCTAAAACGTACCGCCTACTGCCTACTGCGGCGCAGTCGCCCTACACCAGTTTTTCGGCTTCGCCTTCGGCGTACTTTCCGTACAAAATAGCAACGATATCTTTCTTGGGGACTTTTTGCCCCGTCTCTTTGAGGCTCACGCGAAGGCGATCGAGCATCGCTTTGTCGATTTCTTTCCAGTACTGGTTTGTCTCGGTGAGCGTCCAGAGTTTGTCATCGCCACCGCTGATGGTCACGAGTTTCGCCTTGAAGAACGTTCCCAATGCGCGGTTGATAATGCTACTTGTCGTGCCGGCAATGTTCTTTGAAACAATTTCTTGCACCAAATCTTGCTTGTTCATCGGCACAAACGACGTGATGTCGCAGGCTTCCGCATAAATCTTTTTAAGCATGTTGCGCGGGAACATGTCCCAGCCTTTACGCTTGAGCGCCTTCGCCAAAATCATCTGCGAATCTTCTTCGACAGCGACTTTCTGCTCGGCTAGCGCAACCGTATACGAGCCGCCGCCCACATCCGTCATTTGCACAAAGTCCGCGGACTTCACAAAATCCTTGAACGTCTTGAAACCGAGGCGCTTTTCGTTAAACGCGTTATCAATCCCGAGCATCTTGGGTTTAATCGCGGCAAGCGCAATTGGACCATCTTCTTTCTGCAAAACGCTGCGGAGCATTTCCATGGAATCAATTTTTTCCGAAACAAGTCGATTTGCTCGTTCCTTGGCATCCGTCACATCGTCGCCAGAATCTTCATCGGCCACTGTAGTATCGTCCGTATAAATGTAACGAGAGCAAGAATTCTTGACGCACTCGCTCAGCGGGGACTTGGGCCCCACGCCAATCACTTCCTTGCCCTGCTCACGAAGTTTGCGGAAAAGCGGCGAAAAATCGGAATCGCCAGTCGCAAGGACAATCCACTGCACCTGGGAATCCAGCGCAACTTCCATCGTATCGACCGTCATCTTGATGTCCGTCGAATTTTTACCACTCACTGGGTGGAACGTGTGCACGAGCTCAAAACCGTTCTCGTTGAGCGTCGATTGCATGGGAATCAGCTGCGGCGAAGACCATTTACCATACGCCTTGCGCACGACAATTTGCCCCAGCGGCAAAAGTTCATCCATCAGCGACTGCACGCCATCGTGCTTGATCCAATTGGTAAGGTTTTCCGCGTCGATAAAAATTGCAATGTGGTTCATGATGGTATATATAGTAAAGTAGGAAGTAAACGGTAGACAGTAGGAAGTTACTAGTTTGGAGTTACTAGTTACTGCGACTGCTTAGCGGCATCCTGTTTGTTAATTCCCTTCTAGCTATTAACCAGCAACAATCAATCAACATCTGCGGTACGCCCCTAAACTTACAAAATTCTGTTTTAAGCCTAACTTTTTGACAAAATGTCCATAACAAAATATTTACATTCGTGATTATTCTATCTTAAAAGAATAAATTTTAATTGGGTTTAGAGGTCCAAAGAGACATTTTTGGATTATAAAAGGAGTGTTGAATGAAAGCCAAACGTCTTTCGTTAGTATCTGCAGCATGCATTGCTGCGTTATGTTCCACGTCATTTGCTTATACGATCAGCG is a window encoding:
- a CDS encoding TolC family protein; translation: MNYKKAVVLGIFASASLVFADGPWTLSACLKQAKEKSLKLESAKIREQKADVSLEQAKVANYPSLSASIGNSLYDSPFRDGPQDHYRLSAGLSASYTLWDGGSTRLSIQANELNKEATRLSTKETERSIQESVLNAYMNLLAAIEKLHTADASVELAKAEFEHYSTLFEAGSITKKDLTQSQANVLQKEAAQLAAQLSVNTSRTTLRQLLELPESETFEVAAPETEIQTPDALAAIPSLNDIQKTATDNSPSLKSDSLSIQVAQKNTEIAGKGKSIKVSLGASASTGLQAWESKKYGSQIKNGYSHSISLNINIPIIDGGATENKVLQAQLSETESAVALKEQAKSLENTIEKLYLNALSADMQWKAAILQVEAENEALLVAEEQRNVGALTYTDYLSQKNRLESAQSTLTNAKYTSLLARNLLDLYQGKLD
- a CDS encoding NYN domain-containing protein translates to MNHIAIFIDAENLTNWIKHDGVQSLMDELLPLGQIVVRKAYGKWSSPQLIPMQSTLNENGFELVHTFHPVSGKNSTDIKMTVDTMEVALDSQVQWIVLATGDSDFSPLFRKLREQGKEVIGVGPKSPLSECVKNSCSRYIYTDDTTVADEDSGDDVTDAKERANRLVSEKIDSMEMLRSVLQKEDGPIALAAIKPKMLGIDNAFNEKRLGFKTFKDFVKSADFVQMTDVGGGSYTVALAEQKVAVEEDSQMILAKALKRKGWDMFPRNMLKKIYAEACDITSFVPMNKQDLVQEIVSKNIAGTTSSIINRALGTFFKAKLVTISGGDDKLWTLTETNQYWKEIDKAMLDRLRVSLKETGQKVPKKDIVAILYGKYAEGEAEKLV